In Candidatus Abyssobacteria bacterium SURF_5, one DNA window encodes the following:
- a CDS encoding ABC transporter ATP-binding protein, which yields MPSARLNSRRSIMPVIETKDVVFGYEAKPLFDHLNMSIESGQFVGLVGPNGSGKTTFLNLLTRVLKPLSGQIRIDGADIHSLSARELARKVAVVPQESIIIFPFTVREVVLMGRAPHLRSVLEKDEDFAIVDAAMEMIGIAHLGDRPITQLSGGERQSVIIARALAQMPAILLLDEPTAFLDIKHQVDIYDILTRLNRERKMTIVAVSHDLNLASHYCERILVFKQGRLKFDGRPESAITPEIVREVYEADVVVRADERTGRPYVLPIHPDGYTRRGSGS from the coding sequence GTGCCATCCGCGCGGCTGAATTCCCGCCGATCAATAATGCCTGTAATCGAGACAAAAGACGTTGTTTTCGGATATGAAGCAAAACCGCTATTCGATCATCTGAATATGAGCATCGAGAGCGGCCAATTTGTCGGCCTTGTGGGTCCAAACGGCTCGGGCAAGACGACCTTCCTCAATCTGCTGACGCGCGTGCTGAAGCCGCTGAGCGGGCAGATACGTATCGACGGCGCTGATATTCATTCGCTGTCGGCCCGCGAGCTTGCCCGGAAAGTGGCCGTTGTGCCGCAGGAATCCATCATTATCTTTCCGTTTACGGTGAGAGAAGTCGTTCTCATGGGCCGCGCGCCGCACCTGCGCTCGGTTCTCGAGAAGGATGAAGATTTCGCCATCGTCGACGCAGCGATGGAGATGATCGGGATCGCTCACCTGGGCGACCGCCCGATCACGCAACTGAGCGGCGGCGAGCGGCAAAGCGTTATTATCGCGCGCGCTCTCGCGCAGATGCCGGCCATTTTGCTGCTGGACGAGCCGACGGCGTTCCTCGACATCAAGCATCAGGTCGACATTTACGATATTCTCACGCGCCTCAATCGAGAGCGGAAAATGACGATTGTCGCCGTCTCGCACGATCTCAACCTGGCCTCGCACTACTGCGAGCGTATCCTTGTTTTCAAGCAGGGCCGATTGAAATTCGACGGGAGGCCGGAATCGGCGATCACGCCCGAGATCGTGCGCGAGGTGTACGAGGCCGACGTGGTCGTTCGCGCAGATGAAAGAACAGGACGACCGTATGTCCTTCCAATACATCCGGACGGATACACCCGGCGGGGGAGCGGCTCGTGA
- a CDS encoding N-acetyltransferase, whose product MKVNLVSATDQDTDFLWRLHREVMRAYVEELWGWHEEEQRERFFEKLNLENTQIIEMEGAPVGSIRVDRHPDHILLVNVAIVPAFQRRGIGKCLIKKLIREADDSGLPLRLQVFRINPAHELYRRMGFEISNLSDTHFHMEYLPRREQML is encoded by the coding sequence ATGAAAGTCAACCTTGTTTCCGCAACTGATCAAGACACCGATTTCCTCTGGCGCTTGCACCGTGAAGTGATGCGGGCGTATGTGGAAGAATTGTGGGGATGGCACGAGGAGGAACAGCGCGAGCGTTTTTTTGAAAAGCTGAATCTGGAGAATACTCAGATTATTGAAATGGAAGGTGCCCCGGTTGGTTCAATTCGAGTGGATCGACATCCTGACCATATCCTTCTCGTTAACGTTGCCATTGTGCCTGCCTTTCAGCGCCGGGGGATCGGGAAATGTCTCATCAAGAAGCTCATTCGGGAGGCGGACGACAGCGGGCTTCCGCTTCGACTGCAGGTTTTCAGGATAAATCCGGCTCACGAGCTATACCGGCGGATGGGTTTTGAAATCAGCAACCTTTCCGATACGCATTTTCATATGGAATATCTGCCAAGGCGGGAACAGATGCTGTGA
- the def gene encoding peptide deformylase, giving the protein MSKLQLTTYPAPILRKQAEPVKNVDGELIQTAEEMFTLMYENRGIGLAAPQAGISRRLLVIDLREDNQPVYIMINPQITKREGLVETEEGCLSLPEIFGDVKRAERVQVSFIDRDGESRILEAEGMLARAVQHEIDHLNGVLFIDRIGETRRQLLTPQLRALAEAFEGKNGNT; this is encoded by the coding sequence ATGTCGAAACTTCAGTTGACTACTTATCCGGCCCCGATTCTTCGCAAACAGGCGGAGCCTGTCAAGAATGTGGACGGAGAGTTGATACAAACGGCCGAAGAGATGTTTACCCTGATGTATGAGAACCGGGGGATTGGGCTTGCAGCGCCGCAAGCCGGCATCTCGAGGAGGCTGCTGGTGATCGATTTACGGGAAGATAACCAGCCGGTTTACATCATGATAAACCCTCAGATTACGAAGCGTGAAGGACTGGTCGAAACTGAGGAGGGCTGTCTGAGCTTGCCCGAGATCTTTGGCGATGTAAAGCGGGCCGAGCGCGTACAGGTTTCCTTTATCGACCGCGACGGCGAGAGCCGAATTCTGGAAGCGGAAGGCATGCTCGCCCGAGCTGTCCAGCACGAGATTGATCATCTGAACGGGGTGCTTTTCATTGACCGAATCGGCGAGACGCGAAGGCAGTTACTCACGCCGCAACTTCGTGCGCTCGCGGAGGCATTTGAAGGGAAGAACGGTAATACATGA
- a CDS encoding radical SAM protein yields the protein MKVVLVNPPELIAGTENGVGFGARTFVKQVRVLPPLGLAYLAAMARRASHEVQIIDANALRLGPEEVLAKIRILAPDIVGITCVTPLFPIVTHIARQLKRLSPPPIVVVGGPQVTIMPELTAQNPAFDYAIEGEAEVSFVKLLDALSGGGPASGINGLLYRDGEGVIRSCEPEPMAVDRIPFPARDLLPNDHYFDMTTESRKASSIMTARGCPFRCSFCERYIRGGHYRPRNPESVVDELEELVNKFGCSEIVIYDDTFTASKKRAADICQKILERGLRFRWDCRTRVDCVESDLLKLMKRAGCSRISYGVESAGAAVLEQFRKNITIEQVEQAFAWTRDARIRILGYFMIGAPGEPRESIQNTIKLSLRLNPDFAYYSIVVPYPGTDMYDRALADGLIPFDYWREYVLSEGKLAEPVPMFEHGDVTREYLQETLKSAYQRFYLRPGYILKRLHSVRSISDFLWHVKMAKATVLT from the coding sequence GTGAAGGTTGTTCTTGTCAATCCGCCCGAACTGATCGCCGGTACGGAAAACGGCGTCGGCTTCGGTGCGCGCACATTCGTGAAGCAGGTACGGGTTTTGCCGCCGCTCGGGCTCGCGTACTTAGCCGCGATGGCGCGCCGCGCCTCTCACGAGGTTCAGATAATCGATGCGAATGCGCTTCGCCTCGGGCCGGAAGAGGTTCTTGCCAAAATACGAATTCTTGCGCCGGACATTGTCGGCATCACGTGCGTGACACCGCTGTTTCCGATTGTCACGCACATCGCGCGGCAGTTGAAGAGGCTGAGTCCGCCCCCGATAGTTGTGGTTGGTGGGCCGCAGGTGACGATCATGCCGGAGCTGACGGCGCAGAATCCGGCCTTTGATTATGCGATCGAGGGTGAAGCCGAAGTCTCCTTCGTTAAGCTGCTCGACGCGCTCTCCGGCGGCGGGCCGGCGTCCGGAATAAATGGACTTCTTTACCGTGATGGCGAGGGAGTCATTCGAAGTTGTGAACCCGAGCCGATGGCGGTGGACCGAATCCCTTTTCCCGCTCGCGACCTCCTGCCGAACGATCATTATTTCGACATGACGACTGAGAGTCGGAAGGCTTCGTCGATAATGACCGCGCGCGGCTGTCCGTTCCGCTGCTCTTTTTGCGAGCGCTACATTCGGGGCGGGCATTACCGGCCGCGAAATCCTGAAAGTGTTGTTGACGAGTTGGAAGAACTGGTAAACAAATTCGGTTGCAGCGAGATCGTGATCTATGACGATACCTTTACCGCCTCGAAGAAGCGGGCGGCCGACATCTGTCAAAAGATTCTCGAGCGCGGCCTTCGATTCCGATGGGACTGCCGCACGCGCGTCGACTGCGTGGAGAGCGATCTGCTGAAATTGATGAAGCGGGCGGGTTGCTCGCGCATCTCGTACGGAGTCGAATCGGCCGGGGCGGCGGTACTCGAACAGTTTCGGAAAAACATCACGATCGAGCAGGTGGAGCAGGCGTTTGCCTGGACGCGCGACGCCCGTATCAGGATTCTCGGCTACTTTATGATTGGCGCGCCGGGCGAGCCGCGCGAGTCGATTCAAAATACGATCAAGCTCTCGCTTCGGCTCAATCCGGACTTCGCCTATTACTCCATAGTAGTACCCTACCCCGGCACGGACATGTATGATCGCGCGCTTGCAGACGGTTTGATTCCGTTCGATTACTGGAGAGAGTATGTGCTGAGCGAAGGGAAGCTGGCGGAGCCGGTGCCCATGTTCGAGCACGGCGATGTCACGCGCGAGTATCTGCAAGAGACGCTGAAGTCGGCATACCAGCGGTTCTACCTGCGTCCCGGATACATTCTGAAAAGACTTCATTCGGTCCGGAGTATTTCCGACTTTCTGTGGCACGTCAAGATGGCAAAGGCAACGGTACTGACATAG
- the greA gene encoding transcription elongation factor GreA produces the protein MSMFEWMTREGFDKLKAELDHLKNVKRPEIARTLEKARAHGDFRENAEFDSAKHQQMLLEARIAQLEEKLSRGRIHEPGPGDGTARLGARVRLRDLKRDDIFEYSLVSAEEADAGTGKISVQSPVGRALLGLKTGDIAEIHVPAGTLRYEVLNIKF, from the coding sequence ATGTCAATGTTTGAATGGATGACCAGAGAAGGGTTTGACAAACTGAAGGCCGAACTGGACCACTTGAAAAACGTGAAGCGGCCGGAAATCGCGCGCACCCTTGAGAAAGCCCGCGCGCATGGCGATTTTCGAGAAAATGCCGAATTCGATAGTGCCAAACATCAGCAGATGCTGCTCGAGGCGCGGATAGCCCAGCTTGAGGAAAAACTTTCAAGGGGACGCATTCATGAACCCGGTCCGGGCGACGGAACAGCTCGCCTCGGCGCTCGAGTCAGGCTCCGGGACCTCAAGCGTGACGATATATTTGAATATTCGCTCGTGAGTGCCGAAGAGGCCGATGCCGGGACCGGAAAAATCTCCGTGCAATCCCCCGTGGGACGCGCTCTCCTGGGCCTGAAAACGGGCGATATAGCAGAAATTCACGTCCCGGCGGGAACGCTCCGATACGAGGTGCTGAATATCAAATTTTAG
- a CDS encoding PHP domain-containing protein, whose product MLDREYIGNLHIHSTYSDGTSTIEEIAAAAGRAGIHFVGINDHFTLRGLKEGKEGWRDRVAVLVGCEINERYNHYLAYNIKDEIPNDTAEPQNVIDAVNREGGFGFIAHPYELGSPLHDGGAAFNWLRWDVNGYTGISIWNFSSIWKGNARNYPLGLYYYYNIGAADLDPLRDAMAKWDELLQTRKVVAIGTSDNHGMNVKALLGLIRGKIFDYEYACRAVNTHILLNGELPEDFQAAKQAIYDALRHGHCFVGNSLFENARGFRFYAEPKSGITEMGDDGSLADSPVLVVKSPARAHIRFIHSGRIVKEELSTSSSFKPDSPGPYRVELHLPRPRGKTRAWIYSNPIYLA is encoded by the coding sequence ATGCTCGATAGAGAATATATTGGAAACTTGCACATCCACTCGACCTATTCGGACGGCACATCGACGATAGAGGAGATCGCGGCCGCGGCGGGGCGCGCGGGGATTCACTTCGTCGGGATCAACGACCACTTCACGCTCCGGGGACTGAAGGAAGGCAAGGAGGGCTGGCGCGATCGTGTGGCGGTTCTCGTGGGCTGCGAGATCAACGAGCGCTACAATCATTACCTTGCTTACAATATTAAGGATGAAATCCCGAATGATACGGCTGAGCCTCAAAACGTGATCGATGCGGTCAATCGCGAGGGCGGATTCGGCTTCATCGCACACCCGTACGAGCTTGGAAGTCCGCTGCACGACGGCGGCGCCGCGTTCAATTGGCTGCGCTGGGATGTGAACGGCTACACTGGCATCAGCATCTGGAATTTTTCTTCCATCTGGAAAGGCAATGCCCGCAACTACCCGCTGGGATTGTATTACTATTACAACATTGGAGCCGCGGATCTCGATCCTCTCAGGGATGCAATGGCCAAATGGGATGAATTGCTCCAGACGCGCAAGGTGGTCGCGATAGGCACCTCGGACAACCACGGGATGAATGTGAAGGCGCTGCTGGGCCTCATTCGCGGAAAGATATTCGATTACGAGTACGCGTGCCGCGCGGTGAATACGCACATCCTGCTGAACGGCGAACTTCCTGAAGATTTTCAGGCAGCCAAACAGGCGATTTATGACGCACTGCGGCACGGTCATTGTTTCGTCGGCAACAGCCTCTTCGAGAATGCGCGCGGGTTCCGCTTCTATGCCGAACCCAAGAGCGGCATAACCGAGATGGGCGACGACGGCTCTTTGGCGGATTCGCCGGTACTCGTTGTCAAATCTCCGGCGCGCGCGCATATCCGCTTCATCCATTCAGGCCGGATTGTGAAGGAAGAGCTTTCGACTTCTTCGTCATTCAAGCCCGACTCCCCGGGACCCTATCGCGTCGAATTGCACCTGCCCCGCCCGCGCGGCAAGACGAGGGCGTGGATCTATTCCAACCCGATCTATCTCGCATAA
- a CDS encoding UDPGP type 1 family protein: protein MYSSKSSSGKTSGKAGAPAEVRHSDPQMQRLIQAVINAGHGHVFQWWHTLDDAGKQSLLQQISLIDIAYLSDLYRSRREKAPAPSLQEITPAAVIGLPKSEEESVLHLGARRIGEKALQAGEVAAFVVAGGQATRLGVDVPKGAMEITPVKRKPIFQTHAEKILALSKRHGRSIPFYIMTSESNDRPTREFFEKNRNFGLDPANIFYFCQGMMPALDFEGKLVLDAKDHIFTSPNGHGGSIFALQRSGALDDMKRRGIKYIFYFQVDNVLINLADPVFLGYHIEAGAEMSAKVTAKRDAEEKVGVICQVNGKTTVIEYSDLSDEQRYAKNPDGSLRFSAGSIAIHVLNVDFVERLNLKENTLPFHIAEKAIPHLSSEGKLVKPRKKNGLKFEMFVFDALSLAEKTVVMEVDRNEEFAPVKNAEGEDSPQTARDLMVRLYAKWLNDAGAPVPRDKQGNVLGAIEISPLFALDFEELRSKLPLSYEVRLPLYLGP, encoded by the coding sequence ATGTACTCGAGCAAAAGCTCATCCGGAAAGACGTCTGGTAAAGCAGGCGCGCCGGCGGAGGTGCGACACTCCGACCCGCAGATGCAGCGCTTGATACAGGCTGTAATCAATGCAGGCCATGGCCATGTTTTCCAGTGGTGGCATACGCTTGATGACGCAGGCAAACAAAGCCTGCTGCAACAGATCTCTCTCATCGATATTGCTTATCTGAGCGATTTGTACCGAAGCCGGCGCGAAAAGGCGCCTGCTCCGTCCTTGCAGGAGATCACGCCGGCGGCGGTAATCGGGTTGCCGAAGAGCGAGGAGGAGTCGGTATTGCACCTGGGAGCGCGGCGGATCGGCGAGAAGGCGTTGCAAGCCGGGGAAGTGGCGGCTTTCGTGGTGGCGGGCGGGCAGGCGACCCGGCTGGGTGTGGACGTGCCGAAAGGGGCCATGGAGATCACGCCGGTAAAACGAAAACCGATATTCCAGACGCATGCCGAGAAAATCCTTGCGTTGTCGAAACGCCATGGCCGCTCCATCCCTTTCTACATCATGACGAGTGAGAGTAATGACCGGCCCACACGCGAGTTTTTCGAGAAAAACCGCAACTTCGGTCTCGATCCTGCCAATATCTTTTACTTTTGCCAGGGAATGATGCCGGCACTTGATTTCGAGGGGAAGCTCGTCCTGGATGCGAAGGATCACATCTTCACCAGCCCGAACGGGCATGGCGGCTCGATTTTCGCCTTGCAGCGATCAGGCGCGCTCGACGACATGAAAAGGCGCGGCATAAAGTATATCTTTTATTTTCAGGTGGACAATGTGCTTATCAATCTGGCCGATCCGGTTTTCCTCGGTTACCACATCGAAGCGGGGGCGGAGATGTCCGCGAAGGTTACCGCCAAGCGCGACGCCGAGGAGAAAGTCGGCGTGATCTGCCAGGTAAACGGCAAGACGACGGTGATCGAGTACAGTGATCTGTCGGATGAACAGCGATATGCGAAAAATCCTGACGGGTCGCTCCGGTTTTCGGCGGGCAGCATTGCGATTCACGTGCTGAACGTCGATTTCGTCGAGCGGTTAAACCTAAAAGAAAACACGCTGCCCTTCCACATTGCCGAGAAGGCGATTCCCCACCTTTCGTCCGAGGGCAAGCTGGTCAAACCGCGCAAGAAAAACGGGCTGAAATTCGAGATGTTCGTCTTTGACGCGCTCAGTTTGGCTGAAAAAACGGTAGTGATGGAGGTCGATCGAAACGAGGAGTTTGCGCCGGTGAAAAATGCGGAGGGCGAGGATAGCCCGCAGACAGCGCGCGATCTGATGGTACGGCTTTATGCGAAATGGCTGAATGATGCCGGCGCGCCCGTTCCACGTGATAAACAGGGAAACGTTCTCGGTGCGATTGAAATCAGCCCGTTATTTGCGCTGGACTTCGAGGAGCTTCGGAGCAAATTGCCGTTATCGTATGAAGTCAGGCTGCCGCTGTATCTGGGACCATGA
- a CDS encoding TMEM198/TM7SF3 family protein, with amino-acid sequence MKERQRHKENSPLDIQFIELVWLITAFLFGLFTCFFGYRLFIVFVAAVGLIVGATAGYELGLLLGSEIAAFIIAVVLGLIGAWASVMGYYAFIFIIGGFAFAFLTAFIVGMTNDTVPMLLVIIVGLVGGFLSLWLQRIIIILATSAQGALASVFALFSIFSGGGISMYRALFYNFLSGEIPGKGGIWFYLSFLVWLMLFALGLWAQFSRGKEMYRRNRPVPA; translated from the coding sequence CTGAAGGAGCGGCAAAGGCACAAGGAGAATTCGCCATTGGATATCCAGTTCATCGAGCTTGTCTGGTTGATCACGGCCTTCCTGTTCGGGCTGTTTACGTGCTTTTTCGGATACCGCCTCTTTATTGTATTCGTGGCTGCTGTCGGCTTGATTGTCGGTGCGACGGCGGGGTATGAGCTGGGGCTCCTATTGGGAAGCGAGATAGCCGCTTTCATCATTGCCGTCGTTTTGGGGCTTATTGGGGCGTGGGCAAGCGTCATGGGCTACTACGCTTTCATTTTCATTATCGGTGGTTTCGCGTTTGCGTTTCTTACGGCTTTTATAGTGGGAATGACGAATGATACCGTTCCGATGCTTCTGGTAATTATCGTCGGCCTTGTCGGGGGGTTTCTGTCGCTGTGGCTCCAGAGGATAATTATTATTTTGGCGACATCGGCGCAGGGGGCGCTCGCGTCGGTATTTGCGTTGTTTTCTATTTTTTCTGGCGGCGGCATCTCGATGTACCGCGCGCTCTTCTACAATTTTCTTAGCGGAGAGATTCCGGGGAAGGGAGGAATCTGGTTTTATTTGTCATTTCTGGTGTGGCTAATGTTATTTGCGCTGGGGCTGTGGGCGCAGTTTAGCCGGGGGAAGGAGATGTACCGGCGCAACAGGCCGGTTCCCGCCTGA
- the xerD gene encoding site-specific tyrosine recombinase XerD: MQGENGGLEDWIQRFLDWLTIEKGYSRNTVLSYGYDLARYREFLEETLFLDIAQVQPFNIREYLFSLRSRGLSTRSMERHLAAIKQFHRFLCREGFLRADCTSNLDRFKVWKKLPEALTVEEVDRLLAQPNPADAHGVRDAAMLELLYSAGLRLSELIGLRREDLFLDIGFIKCRGKGGKERLIPIGEVAIRKLRSYLATAPDPTGETVFLTRLGGSFSRQGCWKMIRGYIKQISPRKKITPHTLRHSFATHLLAGGANLRSIQEMLGHADIATTQIYTHVSTDRLRETHLRCHPRG, translated from the coding sequence ATGCAGGGCGAAAATGGCGGGTTGGAAGACTGGATTCAGCGCTTCCTGGACTGGCTCACGATCGAGAAAGGATATTCGCGCAACACAGTTCTCTCCTATGGCTATGACCTGGCGCGCTACCGCGAATTTTTGGAGGAAACCCTGTTTCTCGATATCGCGCAGGTGCAGCCGTTTAATATCCGCGAGTACCTGTTCAGCCTGAGGAGCCGCGGGCTCTCGACACGTTCAATGGAGCGTCACCTGGCGGCAATCAAGCAATTCCACCGGTTCCTTTGCCGCGAAGGTTTTCTCCGGGCCGACTGCACCTCGAATCTTGATCGGTTCAAGGTCTGGAAGAAGCTGCCGGAGGCCCTGACGGTGGAGGAGGTCGATCGCCTGCTTGCACAGCCGAATCCGGCTGACGCTCACGGCGTGCGGGATGCGGCGATGCTCGAATTGTTGTATTCTGCGGGGTTAAGGCTTTCCGAGTTGATCGGTCTTCGCCGCGAGGACCTGTTCCTCGATATCGGCTTCATTAAATGTCGCGGGAAAGGCGGAAAGGAACGCCTGATTCCGATCGGCGAAGTCGCCATCCGGAAACTGAGGTCTTACCTTGCGACTGCGCCCGATCCCACGGGCGAAACGGTTTTTTTGACGCGGTTGGGGGGCTCGTTTTCACGGCAGGGGTGCTGGAAAATGATCCGCGGCTATATCAAGCAAATCTCGCCCCGAAAGAAAATCACTCCGCACACGCTGCGCCATTCGTTTGCGACGCACCTTTTGGCCGGCGGAGCAAACCTGCGGTCGATCCAGGAGATGCTCGGCCACGCCGATATTGCGACCACGCAAATATACACCCATGTAAGCACCGATAGGCTGCGGGAGACTCATCTGCGGTGCCATCCGCGCGGCTGA
- a CDS encoding methyltransferase domain-containing protein, with translation MDERSHLMSIIAQSRAFWEARILLTAAELDVFEPVLKTEKTAEAVAQELNADARGTEMLLDAVASLGLLDKKKGKFRVRPGYEKFLAKSSPETILPLLMHMAHLWDRWGRLTDIVCKGAEDVMGAPGERDEESLNAFIGAMHALGRRMADEVVSRLDLKGRKKLIDVGGGSGVYTIALLKAAPQMRATVFDYPAVIKIAEKKLAEEKLSDRVELVRGNFYKDALPSGHDLALLSAIIHQNSRKQNVDLYRKVYDALVPGGMIVIRDYVMNEEHTQPPDGAFFAINMLVNTEGGGTYSFSEISEDLHNAGFREAKLLHHAEMDSLVTAQKTQ, from the coding sequence ATGGATGAAAGAAGCCATTTGATGTCGATCATTGCCCAGTCGCGCGCGTTCTGGGAAGCGCGGATACTGCTTACCGCGGCCGAATTGGATGTTTTCGAGCCGGTGCTCAAGACCGAGAAGACGGCTGAAGCCGTCGCGCAGGAACTGAATGCCGACGCACGTGGAACCGAGATGCTGCTTGATGCGGTCGCCTCACTCGGGCTCCTGGACAAGAAGAAGGGGAAATTTCGCGTGCGGCCGGGCTATGAAAAGTTCCTCGCCAAATCTTCACCCGAAACCATTTTGCCGCTGCTCATGCACATGGCGCATCTGTGGGATCGCTGGGGTAGGCTGACTGATATAGTCTGTAAAGGGGCAGAGGACGTCATGGGAGCTCCCGGCGAGCGAGACGAGGAGAGCCTGAATGCATTTATCGGCGCTATGCACGCGCTCGGGCGCCGAATGGCCGACGAAGTCGTCTCCCGGCTCGACCTGAAAGGGCGAAAAAAACTGATCGACGTCGGCGGCGGCTCCGGCGTTTATACCATCGCGCTGCTCAAAGCCGCACCGCAGATGCGGGCAACCGTTTTCGATTATCCAGCCGTCATCAAAATAGCAGAAAAGAAGCTGGCTGAGGAAAAGCTATCGGACCGCGTCGAACTGGTGCGCGGCAATTTCTACAAGGATGCGCTGCCGAGCGGCCACGACCTCGCGCTGCTGTCGGCTATCATCCACCAAAACAGCCGAAAACAAAATGTCGACCTCTATAGGAAGGTATACGACGCGCTCGTGCCCGGCGGCATGATCGTCATCCGCGACTACGTCATGAACGAAGAACACACACAGCCGCCGGACGGCGCCTTTTTCGCCATCAATATGCTCGTCAATACCGAAGGCGGCGGCACCTATTCATTCAGCGAGATCAGCGAAGACCTCCACAATGCCGGATTCCGTGAAGCGAAACTGCTCCATCACGCCGAGATGGACAGCCTCGTTACCGCCCAAAAAACTCAGTGA
- the recR gene encoding recombination protein RecR — MKTEGGAIARLVEEFRRLPGIGPKSAQRLAFYIINLGRDEATRLAQAIIDAKERVRLCSVCCNITESDPCAICSDERRDRSIICVVEKPSDAASIERGGKFRGLFHVLHGSISPLDGVGPDQIRLKELLMRITPQSVSEVIVATNPNTSGEATAMYIREMLKPLNVRVTRIAQGVPVGSDLEFADNSTLSHALEGRREM, encoded by the coding sequence ATGAAGACCGAAGGCGGTGCAATCGCGCGGCTCGTTGAAGAGTTCCGCCGCCTGCCGGGCATTGGGCCGAAAAGCGCCCAGCGCCTGGCTTTTTACATTATTAACCTTGGACGGGACGAGGCGACGCGCTTGGCGCAAGCTATCATTGACGCCAAAGAGAGGGTGCGCCTGTGCTCGGTGTGCTGCAATATCACCGAAAGCGATCCCTGCGCCATCTGCTCGGACGAACGGCGCGATCGATCGATCATCTGCGTCGTCGAGAAGCCCAGCGACGCGGCATCGATCGAAAGGGGCGGCAAATTTCGCGGGTTGTTTCACGTGTTGCACGGTTCTATTTCGCCGCTTGACGGGGTCGGCCCCGACCAGATACGCCTGAAAGAATTGCTGATGCGAATAACGCCGCAATCGGTAAGTGAAGTCATCGTGGCCACAAATCCGAATACCAGCGGCGAGGCCACCGCGATGTACATTCGCGAGATGCTCAAGCCGCTGAATGTAAGGGTGACCCGAATCGCGCAGGGGGTTCCGGTCGGCAGCGATCTTGAGTTTGCCGACAATTCGACTCTTTCCCACGCGCTCGAGGGGCGCAGAGAAATGTGA